In the Deinococcus radiophilus genome, one interval contains:
- a CDS encoding tyrosine-protein kinase domain-containing protein produces MTVSERPNNEFDLNQLLRVLRRTWPWVLAATLLVSGLVYAWSNAQPRQYEASGTVMATAGAGESNAAINSVVVSPPQLPQGAVAELLNSQTFLDRVMELVRDSGLPLEQKEAITSQLRDELASNSFASLGVRARVDAQQRGIYEVQAVTGDPEGSRVLADSAIKALLEWDTERVRGGISRARQTWERQITNLSSQIENAEPGSVDEEALVTARGEARLNLAQVEVLEESVTPSLSRLADANTSPSPITPRPLRNTVLAGLLTLLGAAALAVLLDLLRRRVRGTGDLISVGAPVIGELPRLRKAQRAAVVSEVQTGNLYEPASFIRINLERLAERRDGSPASFVITSARPGEGKSTVAASTAASFAATGQRVLLIDVDVHRPTQQEFWNLSGRPWVPLAGAEYGQPTTVLQAAAHPETASAADLGNGVFVLPAAQVSRREAGVIATRGFVDLLERWKEGFDVVIYDTAPALSVADAMVVGEVTDGLVLVVEAGGTSVQEVERVVQGLRSTRVHLLGVVLNKISAGSGYGYSYSYGRSYTRS; encoded by the coding sequence GTGACGGTGAGTGAAAGGCCCAACAATGAGTTTGATCTGAATCAGCTGTTGCGGGTGCTGCGGCGCACCTGGCCGTGGGTATTGGCGGCTACGCTTTTGGTCAGTGGCTTGGTTTATGCCTGGTCCAATGCTCAGCCCAGGCAGTATGAGGCCAGTGGCACGGTGATGGCCACGGCCGGAGCCGGCGAAAGTAACGCCGCGATCAACTCGGTGGTCGTGTCGCCGCCGCAGCTGCCTCAGGGAGCCGTGGCGGAGTTGCTCAACAGCCAGACCTTCCTAGACCGAGTGATGGAGCTGGTGCGTGACAGTGGCCTACCACTAGAACAAAAGGAAGCGATTACGTCTCAGTTGCGAGATGAATTGGCCAGCAACTCGTTTGCCAGCTTGGGTGTGCGGGCACGTGTGGACGCCCAGCAGCGTGGCATCTATGAGGTGCAGGCCGTCACAGGTGATCCTGAAGGCTCACGGGTACTGGCCGATTCGGCCATCAAAGCATTGTTGGAGTGGGACACCGAAAGGGTGCGCGGCGGCATCAGCCGGGCGCGGCAGACCTGGGAGCGGCAAATCACCAACTTAAGCAGTCAGATTGAAAATGCTGAACCGGGAAGTGTGGATGAAGAAGCACTGGTGACCGCCCGTGGCGAGGCCCGACTGAATCTGGCGCAGGTTGAGGTGCTGGAAGAATCGGTGACACCCAGCCTGTCCCGGCTGGCTGATGCCAATACCTCTCCCAGTCCCATTACGCCAAGACCATTGCGTAACACCGTCTTGGCTGGTCTGCTGACTTTGCTGGGAGCAGCGGCGCTGGCGGTGCTTTTGGATCTGCTGCGCCGACGCGTGCGTGGCACTGGGGATCTCATCAGTGTGGGCGCGCCCGTCATTGGCGAGCTGCCACGTTTGCGTAAGGCCCAGCGTGCCGCAGTGGTCAGCGAAGTGCAGACAGGTAATCTGTATGAACCTGCCAGCTTTATCCGGATCAATTTGGAGCGATTGGCTGAGCGGCGTGATGGGAGCCCTGCCAGTTTCGTCATCACCAGTGCTCGCCCTGGCGAAGGCAAAAGCACAGTGGCAGCGTCTACCGCAGCCAGCTTTGCCGCTACTGGGCAGCGTGTGCTCCTGATCGATGTGGATGTCCACCGCCCTACCCAGCAAGAGTTCTGGAACCTCAGTGGGCGACCCTGGGTTCCGTTGGCGGGGGCTGAATATGGACAGCCGACCACGGTATTGCAAGCTGCTGCTCATCCTGAAACAGCCAGCGCGGCTGATCTGGGTAATGGTGTCTTTGTGTTGCCTGCAGCGCAGGTTTCCCGCCGAGAGGCCGGGGTCATTGCCACCCGCGGATTTGTGGACCTGCTGGAGCGCTGGAAGGAAGGCTTTGACGTCGTGATCTACGACACAGCCCCAGCCCTCTCAGTGGCGGATGCAATGGTGGTGGGCGAAGTGACGGATGGTCTGGTACTGGTGGTCGAAGCGGGCGGTACCTCCGTGCAGGAAGTTGAGCGCGTGGTTCAGGGACTGCGGTCCACCCGCGTGCACCTGCTGGGTGTGGTGCTCAACAAGATCAGTGCGGGCAGTGGCTATGGCTACTCATATTCCTATGGCCGCTCCTACACCCGTTCCTAA
- a CDS encoding O-antigen ligase family protein, producing MATHIPMAAPTPVPKPGVPRQPSALGGGRLLAAAQLFPPLGAGVLGWLGRVRELPTLLQAALGIFVLTQVVAALLTAQPLLSLGLALLRSALVVGWMTYGYSYGRRLNLGWVTGALALVSVLALAMAAWLRMTAGPDTVLPRGLEFLFITSNGMSIVGMVLVLLALLGLRHWSVISRVLLGLLGAGVLVLGLGKAAWLALGVGLLLSLRGRWGQGLRWGMLVLAALALAVPSTRAQVLTLFGNSLSGREQVWTDASRIFSASPLGGTGPYQYGASAAPFGDPCATLRTIEAVVPSCPAWVEGLSQPWIIAHNGTLQALAETGLVGAAGWFLLYGAVLLGAWKSRWPLARALTGSLLVVNTVDNAILLPSPGYAELFLVLGGASWAAWLARPEEASQEAAALPAGSAPALQLAALGGAVGVGTAAVPWLLAAPTAPVQVELRRLLTPAQYQSGEVYGLYADLSWAQDLAGDGYLSVEQCSDLNICTRIGGARFEKGRLSEWVYARIREEGPDAQNVALRLTVADQSRLASALVLKEWKVSRVADE from the coding sequence ATGGCTACTCATATTCCTATGGCCGCTCCTACACCCGTTCCTAAACCTGGCGTGCCCCGTCAGCCCTCCGCGCTTGGTGGAGGGCGACTGCTGGCGGCAGCACAACTGTTTCCGCCGCTAGGAGCTGGGGTGCTGGGCTGGCTGGGCCGGGTCCGCGAATTGCCGACGCTGCTTCAGGCAGCCTTGGGTATTTTTGTGCTGACCCAGGTGGTGGCGGCTTTGCTGACGGCACAGCCGTTACTCTCGCTGGGGCTGGCGCTGCTACGCTCGGCTTTAGTGGTGGGTTGGATGACCTATGGCTACAGTTATGGGCGGCGCTTGAACCTGGGTTGGGTGACAGGTGCACTGGCACTGGTGAGTGTGTTGGCCCTGGCCATGGCCGCTTGGCTGCGGATGACAGCGGGACCAGATACTGTTTTGCCACGCGGGTTGGAGTTCCTATTCATCACTTCCAACGGGATGAGCATTGTCGGCATGGTCCTGGTCTTGCTGGCCTTGTTGGGATTACGGCACTGGTCCGTAATAAGCCGCGTCCTCCTTGGATTGTTAGGTGCAGGAGTGCTGGTGCTGGGGCTGGGCAAAGCGGCCTGGTTGGCCCTGGGTGTGGGCCTCCTGCTCTCGTTGCGGGGCCGTTGGGGCCAGGGCTTACGTTGGGGAATGTTGGTGCTTGCGGCTTTGGCCCTGGCCGTACCTTCCACCCGTGCACAGGTCCTGACTCTTTTCGGTAACTCGCTGAGTGGCCGTGAGCAGGTCTGGACCGACGCCTCACGTATTTTTTCGGCCTCGCCGCTGGGTGGCACTGGACCATATCAATATGGAGCCAGCGCTGCGCCCTTTGGCGATCCCTGCGCCACTCTGCGAACCATTGAAGCGGTGGTCCCCTCTTGCCCAGCCTGGGTGGAAGGGCTAAGCCAGCCCTGGATCATCGCGCACAACGGAACTTTGCAGGCGTTGGCTGAAACGGGTCTGGTGGGTGCAGCAGGCTGGTTTTTGCTGTATGGGGCCGTGCTGCTGGGGGCCTGGAAGTCTCGCTGGCCACTGGCGCGGGCCCTGACTGGCAGTCTGCTGGTCGTCAACACGGTAGATAACGCCATTCTGCTTCCCTCGCCGGGATACGCTGAACTGTTTCTTGTCTTGGGTGGGGCTTCGTGGGCGGCTTGGCTGGCCCGACCTGAGGAGGCCAGCCAAGAGGCCGCCGCGCTGCCGGCTGGCTCCGCTCCGGCGCTGCAACTGGCAGCCCTGGGCGGCGCGGTAGGCGTGGGCACGGCGGCAGTTCCCTGGCTGCTGGCCGCGCCCACCGCGCCGGTGCAGGTCGAACTGCGCCGGTTGCTCACGCCCGCCCAGTACCAGTCCGGCGAGGTGTACGGGCTGTACGCCGACCTCTCGTGGGCACAAGACCTGGCGGGCGATGGCTACCTATCGGTAGAGCAGTGCAGTGATCTGAATATCTGTACCCGCATCGGCGGGGCGCGGTTTGAGAAGGGGCGGCTCAGCGAGTGGGTGTATGCCCGTATTCGTGAAGAAGGCCCAGACGCTCAGAATGTTGCCCTGCGCCTCACCGTAGCGGATCAGTCCCGCCTGGCGTCGGCGCTGGTGCTCAAGGAATGGAAGGTGAGCCGTGTCGCAGATGAGTGA
- a CDS encoding MATE family efflux transporter — protein sequence MSQPHPDQSVPQLVGHSQNPGTRTELLALVRLAGPVVLSQFAANALALVSTAVIGRIGQAELAAAAYGSALYYLFFVALSGVMLAVAPRAAAAHGSGDPQGVSRALHAGFRLALGLAAVALPVIYLLSTQLWRFAPAELDTGLVAVYLRIYALGMLPVLLFTALRGAMEATGRPALVTAIAALGVVSVVLVSPALSFGWGPLPTLGLAGAAAASALAGWLMFLGLLPLVLRRVAPLAAHTPIWPEVRSLFSLGWPIGLTLGAEAGMFSVTSLLMGQFGNQALAAHNVAFQIITALFMIPLGLSTATSIRVAQSVGAGRPGLARRAGLLGIGLAAGVMLLFAVLEVLMPERFIGVFVDAAAPANAGLVATAGGLLAIAALFQVVDGVQVSANASLRGLQDTRVPLLLSLTSFWGLGMPAGYVMAFVLDWGPRGLWYGLLVGLVAAAVMQLTRFLRLTARLRSSNVQSATLDA from the coding sequence ATGTCGCAGCCTCACCCTGATCAATCTGTTCCTCAGCTTGTAGGCCACAGCCAAAATCCAGGTACCCGGACCGAACTGCTGGCCCTGGTCCGGTTGGCAGGTCCGGTGGTGTTGTCGCAGTTTGCAGCCAATGCGCTGGCCCTGGTCAGTACCGCTGTGATCGGGCGAATCGGCCAGGCAGAATTAGCCGCTGCGGCTTATGGCAGTGCATTGTACTACCTGTTCTTCGTGGCGCTGAGCGGGGTGATGCTGGCGGTGGCTCCCCGCGCGGCAGCCGCGCACGGGTCTGGCGACCCGCAGGGAGTCTCCCGCGCCCTTCATGCTGGATTTCGGTTGGCGCTGGGTTTGGCAGCCGTGGCCCTACCGGTGATTTATCTGCTGTCCACGCAGCTGTGGCGTTTTGCTCCAGCCGAACTGGATACGGGGCTGGTTGCTGTCTATCTGCGGATCTATGCCCTGGGGATGTTGCCAGTACTCCTGTTTACGGCCCTGCGCGGCGCGATGGAAGCCACTGGACGGCCTGCTTTGGTGACGGCAATAGCGGCGTTGGGGGTGGTGAGCGTTGTCTTGGTCTCGCCTGCGCTGTCATTTGGGTGGGGACCACTGCCCACCCTGGGACTGGCTGGGGCAGCCGCCGCTTCAGCGCTGGCAGGGTGGTTGATGTTTCTGGGTTTGCTGCCGCTGGTGCTGCGCCGCGTCGCTCCGCTGGCCGCGCATACCCCTATCTGGCCAGAAGTCCGCAGCCTCTTTTCGCTGGGCTGGCCCATCGGTCTAACCCTGGGAGCAGAAGCTGGAATGTTCAGCGTCACCTCGCTGCTGATGGGGCAGTTTGGTAATCAGGCTCTGGCTGCGCACAATGTGGCCTTTCAGATCATCACGGCGCTGTTTATGATCCCACTGGGGCTGTCCACCGCCACCAGCATCCGGGTGGCGCAGTCAGTTGGTGCAGGACGCCCTGGTCTGGCTCGCCGCGCTGGGCTGCTGGGGATCGGGCTGGCAGCAGGAGTCATGTTGCTGTTTGCTGTGCTGGAAGTGCTGATGCCTGAACGCTTTATCGGGGTGTTTGTGGACGCTGCCGCTCCGGCCAATGCGGGACTGGTGGCCACCGCTGGTGGACTGCTGGCCATTGCGGCACTGTTTCAGGTGGTAGACGGAGTGCAGGTCAGTGCCAACGCCTCCTTGCGGGGGCTACAGGACACCCGCGTACCGCTGCTGCTCTCGCTGACCAGCTTCTGGGGGCTGGGGATGCCTGCGGGTTATGTCATGGCCTTCGTGTTGGACTGGGGGCCACGCGGACTGTGGTACGGGTTGCTGGTGGGTCTGGTCGCGGCTGCGGTCATGCAGCTGACCCGCTTCCTGCGGCTGACAGCGCGCCTGCGGAGTTCTAACGTGCAGAGCGCTACACTTGACGCATGA
- a CDS encoding acetyltransferase gives MNATQGGAVEMRPVVIVGPGGLGREVHELIEDINAAQPTWEVLGWLDSNAEMHGQRVHDLPVLGDLDWLADRPEVAVVIGIGAPPTRRRVVERIRAQGNNKFPTLIHPTAVIGRRVEIGEGTIICAGVTTTTDYRIGKHVLLNICCTVAHDDVLHDFVTVAPGALLSGNVTVGEGTDIGTNATIIQGVEIGGWSIVGAGSVVNKPVPDNVTAVGVPAKVIKERESGWQL, from the coding sequence ATGAATGCGACACAAGGTGGAGCCGTAGAAATGCGTCCTGTTGTCATTGTCGGCCCTGGGGGCCTGGGGCGTGAAGTTCACGAGCTTATTGAGGATATCAACGCGGCGCAGCCTACCTGGGAAGTGCTGGGTTGGCTGGACAGCAATGCCGAGATGCATGGTCAGCGTGTGCATGACTTGCCAGTTCTAGGAGATCTAGATTGGCTTGCTGACCGTCCGGAGGTGGCTGTGGTCATAGGGATTGGTGCACCCCCGACCCGCCGCCGAGTGGTTGAACGCATTCGTGCTCAAGGCAACAACAAGTTTCCGACGCTGATTCATCCCACTGCCGTCATAGGCCGCCGGGTAGAAATCGGTGAAGGCACCATCATTTGTGCTGGAGTGACCACCACTACCGATTACCGGATTGGCAAGCATGTGTTGCTGAACATTTGCTGCACGGTGGCCCATGACGATGTCCTACACGACTTCGTGACTGTTGCTCCGGGCGCGCTGCTCAGTGGCAATGTGACTGTGGGTGAGGGAACCGATATCGGTACCAATGCCACCATCATTCAGGGTGTAGAGATTGGAGGCTGGAGCATCGTGGGTGCGGGCTCGGTTGTGAATAAGCCTGTACCGGACAATGTCACCGCTGTAGGTGTTCCGGCCAAGGTGATCAAGGAACGCGAGAGCGGTTGGCAACTTTAG
- a CDS encoding vWA domain-containing protein has product MTPHPFDPSSGEQLEFDLSHVEFAENPEPRCPVLLLLDNSGSMAGERIAQLNEGLQVFKADLMADSLAAKRCEIGIVSFGPVQQVTDFVSVLDFEPPTLQPLGDTPLGGAVTYGLELLRQRKETIRQNGVALYRPWVFLITDGAPTDDWHAAAAAVREGEAAKSFAFFSVGVQGADLSVLGQIGGREPLMLSGVRFRELFQWLSSSLRSVSQSMPGDRVVLESPAGWAEV; this is encoded by the coding sequence ATGACCCCACACCCGTTTGACCCCTCCAGTGGCGAGCAACTCGAATTCGACCTGAGCCATGTCGAATTCGCCGAAAATCCAGAGCCGCGTTGCCCGGTGCTGCTGCTGCTGGATAACTCCGGCAGCATGGCGGGCGAGCGGATTGCGCAGCTGAATGAAGGCCTGCAGGTGTTCAAGGCAGACCTGATGGCCGACAGCCTAGCGGCCAAGCGCTGCGAGATCGGGATCGTGTCGTTTGGTCCGGTGCAACAGGTGACGGATTTCGTATCGGTCCTGGACTTTGAGCCGCCCACCTTGCAGCCGCTGGGGGACACGCCGCTGGGCGGTGCTGTCACATATGGGCTGGAGCTGCTGCGACAGCGCAAGGAAACCATTCGCCAGAACGGCGTGGCGCTGTACCGGCCCTGGGTGTTTCTGATCACCGACGGCGCACCCACCGACGACTGGCACGCGGCAGCGGCGGCGGTGCGCGAGGGTGAAGCGGCTAAAAGCTTTGCCTTTTTCAGTGTGGGCGTACAGGGGGCCGACCTGAGCGTGCTGGGCCAGATCGGGGGCCGCGAGCCGCTAATGTTGTCGGGAGTCCGTTTCCGCGAGCTGTTTCAGTGGCTTTCCAGCAGCCTGAGGAGCGTCTCGCAGAGTATGCCCGGTGACCGGGTGGTGCTGGAGTCGCCCGCAGGCTGGGCCGAAGTCTGA
- a CDS encoding protein phosphatase 2C domain-containing protein, with protein MPHAAPLPQSGLSSWRWVAASVNGQAHLARGEGGQDAYRVQSLGGAGLVLAVSDGAGSASQAAHASAWLCDEACRWCAAQVRAGEKLDAQALLTFLQGGLQTEADALGVPRRELAATLGLAVVRSEGAWCFGVGDSAVLADWDAEDGKGTGLRPVFWPQQGEYANQTLFVGEITSEQAQTRTLSGVRALALLTDGLHPAALQLAERQAHAGFFAPLLSALQGAAPGDLPALQRSLAALLDSGRMRERSDDDKTLVLALRPAEDRDG; from the coding sequence GTGCCACACGCTGCGCCCTTGCCGCAATCAGGGTTGTCCAGCTGGCGCTGGGTGGCCGCCAGCGTGAATGGACAGGCTCATCTGGCACGCGGCGAGGGTGGACAAGACGCCTACCGGGTGCAGTCGCTGGGCGGCGCGGGGCTGGTTTTGGCCGTCAGTGACGGGGCCGGAAGCGCGTCCCAGGCGGCCCATGCCAGCGCCTGGCTGTGCGACGAGGCATGCCGCTGGTGCGCGGCGCAGGTGCGGGCAGGGGAGAAGTTAGACGCTCAGGCCCTGCTGACCTTTCTCCAGGGCGGTTTGCAGACTGAGGCCGACGCCCTGGGTGTTCCCCGCCGCGAACTGGCGGCCACCCTGGGTCTGGCGGTGGTCAGGTCAGAGGGTGCCTGGTGCTTTGGTGTGGGTGACAGCGCCGTGCTGGCCGACTGGGACGCGGAAGACGGCAAGGGCACTGGCCTGCGCCCAGTCTTCTGGCCGCAGCAGGGCGAGTACGCCAACCAGACCCTCTTTGTAGGTGAAATAACCTCAGAGCAGGCCCAGACCCGCACCTTGAGTGGGGTCCGTGCCCTGGCGCTGCTGACCGATGGGCTGCATCCGGCGGCCTTGCAACTGGCCGAGCGGCAAGCCCACGCAGGGTTCTTTGCGCCGTTGCTGTCGGCGCTGCAAGGAGCAGCCCCCGGCGACCTGCCCGCCTTGCAGAGGTCCTTGGCTGCCCTGCTGGATTCGGGGCGGATGCGGGAGCGCAGCGACGACGACAAGACGCTGGTGCTGGCGCTGCGCCCGGCGGAGGACCGTGACGGCTGA
- a CDS encoding rhodanese-like domain-containing protein, producing MDFRNPDEFACWALPGAVNISLPELRGHPDELRGQDDLVVYCQVGQRGYKAARLLTGSGLAARNLDAGYTI from the coding sequence GTGGATTTCCGCAACCCTGACGAGTTCGCCTGTTGGGCGCTGCCTGGCGCGGTTAATATCTCGCTGCCGGAGCTGCGCGGCCACCCGGACGAGCTGCGCGGCCAGGATGATCTGGTGGTGTACTGCCAGGTCGGCCAGCGTGGGTACAAGGCGGCGCGGTTGCTGACGGGCAGTGGCCTGGCCGCCCGCAATCTGGACGCTGGGTACACCATCTGA